In Desulfuromonas thiophila, the DNA window CAGCGGGGTGGAGAATGCCGCCTATTATTATTCGACCTACAACGCACCAGACAGCGTCAGTGTGTCGGACAAACGCAAGATTCTGGTGCTGGGTGGTGGTCCCAACCGCATCGGCCAGGGCATCGAGTTTGATTATTGCTGCGTCCATACGGCCCTGGCCCTGCGTGAGGCCGGCTATGAAACCCTGATGATCAACTGTAACCCCGAGACGGTGTCAACGGACTATGACACCTCCGACAAACTCTATTTCGAACCGCTGACTGTAGAGGATGTGCTGTCGATCTACCACAAGGAGCAGCCCGAGGCCGTGGTGGTGCAGTTTGGCGGTCAGACGCCGCTGAACATTGCCCGTGAACTGGAAGAGGCTGGTGTGCCCATTCTGGGCACCAGCCCGGCCACCATTGATCTGGCCGAGGATCGCGAGCAGTTCAATGCCCTGATGGAGAAGCTGGCCATCCCCCAGCCGCCGTCAGGCATGGCCCGCACCGAGGAACAGGCTCTCAGTATTGCCGAGCGTATCGGTTATCCCCTCATTGTGCGGCCGTCCTATGTTCTGGGCGGGCGGGCCATGGAGGTGGTGCATGATGAGGTCATGCTGCGTGAATACCTGAGCAAGGCTGTGCAGGTGTCGCCCGAGCGGCCCATTCTGGTGGATCGCTTTTTGCACAATGCCATCGAGGTCGAGGCTGACGCCATCGCCGATGGTGAGGATGCCTTTGTGCCAGCGGTGATGCAGCACATCGAGCTGGCCGGTGTCCATTCCGGTGATTCGGCCTGCGTGCTGCCGCCAGTGAGCTTGACCGACGCCCAGATGGCCACCATCGAGGAATATACCCGCACCATTGCCGTGGCCATGGGCGTGGTTGGCCTGCTCAACATTCAGTACGCCATCGCCGAGGGCAAGGTCTATATTCTTGAAGCCAACCCGCGCGCCAGCCGTACGGTACCGCTGGTGTCGAAGGTTTGTGACATTCCCATGCCGCGCCTGGCCGTGCGCGCCATGCTGGGCGAAAAGTTGGCCCAGCAGGGCTTGGTGCGCAAGCAGTACCGCCATGTCGGTGTCAAGGAGGCGGTGTTCCCCTTTGCCATGTTCCCGGAGGTTGACCCGCTGCTGGGACCGGAGATGCGTTCCACCGGCGAGGTGCTGGGTCTGGCCGACAATTTCGGCCTGGCCTATTACAAGGCCCAGGAAGCTGCCGGCTCACCGCTACCACTGGAAGGTACCGTGCTGCTGACCGTGGCCGAAGAGGACCGCGCCGATGCGCTGATCGCCGCGCGGCTGTTTGTCGAGCTGGGTTTTGAACTGCGCGCCACCGCTGGCACCTGTGCCTATCTGAAGCAGCATGGCATTGAGGCCCGCAGTATCCTGAAACTGCACGAAGGCCGGCCCAATATTGCCGACGCCATCAAGAATGGCGAAATCCAGTTGGTCATCAATACCCCGGTCGGTCGCCGCAGCCTGCATGATGATTCCTATATCCGCAAGGCGGCTATCCGTTATCGCGTGCCCTACATTACCACCATCGCCGCCGCCCTGGCTGCCGCCCGGGGCATCACCGCCCGCCGTCGTGGCTTGGGGCGTCTGCGCAGCCTGCAGGAATACCACGCCACCATGACGGCGCCGGAATAGTTTTTGCTGCCAGGGCAAAAAGAATCTTGCCTTCGGTCGGTGGTTATGGTAGTAATCTGCCTCGGTTTTGGGCTGTCGCCAAAGGCCAGGTTCAGAATCCGTCAGTTGATCGTATCGGGATGTAGCGCAGTCTGGTAGCGCACCTGCTTCGGGAGCAGGGGGCCGGAGGTTCAAATCCTCTCATCCCGACCAATAATATCAAGCACTTAGGTCGCCCTGAAAAGGGCGGCCTTTTTGCTTTGGGGCTGCAGCGGTTTTCTTGTGCTCCTGCCGTGCCCGTTTGTTCTCCCCGGTTGATGGCAAATATCCTGGCGATACCTATCGGAACGCTTCCGGAATCAGCGTTTTGAAGAACACCGCCACCAGCAACGCCCCGTAACCTGATGGTTGCGGGGCGTTGCTGGTTCGTGTCGAAGTGTTAAGGGGCTGCTGCGTCAGATGCCGCTGTGCTCGGCCATCAGCTTGGCCAGGCTGCGGGCGAAGGCGGCCGGGTTGCGCGGCGCCTCGCCTTCGAGCAGCAGGGCCTGATCGTACAGCAGGCCGGTATATTCCTTCAGTCGCGGGCTGTCCGGTGTCTGACTGAACAGCTCTTTCATGCGGCCGATCAGCTCATGGTCGGGATTGACCTCCAGCACACGCTGGCCCTTAGGCACCTCCTGCCCCATGGCCTGGAACATGCGGGCCATCTTGGGGTCGAGATCGTGCTCGCCGGCCACCAGGCAAACGGCGGAATCCTTCAGCCGGCCCGACAGGCGCACCTCGCTGACCAGGTCCTTGAGTTCGTCCTGCATCAGGCCGAGCAGGTCGCTGAAGGCTTTTTTCTTCTCTTCTTTTTCATCCTTGTCGCCGTCACCGAGATCCAGATCGCCTTTGAGCGCCGACTGAAAATCCTTTTCCTTATAGGCTCCCAGGCCACTGATGATGATGTCGTCGAAGTCGTCGGTCATGATCAGTACTTCGATATTTTTGGCCCTGAACACCTCCAGGTAGGGCGAAGCTTCGGCACTGGCGCGGTCGCTGGCAGTGATGTAGTAGATTTCCTTCTGTTCCGGCTGCATGCGCTCGATGTATTCGGCCAGGGTGGTTTTCTGGCCGACCTCGGTTGCGGTTGATTCGAACAGCAGCAGCTCGGCGATGGTTTCACGCCGTTCGAAATCGTGGTGGATGCCCTCCTTGAGAATGCGCCCGAATTCGGCATAGAAGGTGGCGTAGGCCTCCGGCTCGTCCTTCTTCATGTCGGCCAGGCTGTCGAGTACCTTTTTGGTCAGGCTTTTCTTGATGCGGTTGACCACCTGGTTGTCCTGCAACATCTCACGGCTGACGTTGAGTGGCAGGTCGGAGGATTCGACCACACCGCGAACGAAGCGTAGCCAGGTCGGCAGCATGGCCTCGCAGTGATCCATGATCTGCACCCGGCGGACGTAGAGGGTCGGACCAATCTTGTAGTCCTGGTAGAAGATGTCGTAGGGCCGTTTCGAGGGCAGGTAGAGCAGGGCGGAAAATTCCGTGGTGCCCTCGGCGCGGTAATGGATGATCCTGGCCGGATCGCTGAAATCGTGGGAGATGTGTTTGTAGAACTCGTTGTATTCCTCGCTGCTGATTTCGGTTTTGTCCTTGAGCCAGATGGCCTTGCGGGAGTTGAGTGTCTCCTCGACGGTTTCACTGATGGTTTTTTCGGCATCGTCGGGGTCGGGTTTGCTGCGGCTGACGTTCATGACGATGGGATATTCGATGAAATCCGAGTACTGCTTGACGATCTTGCGCAGCTCCCATTCTTCCAGATACTGTTTGGCGTCGTCCTTCAGCCTGAGAATGACGTCGGTACCCCTGGCGGGCTTGTCGGCGACATCCATGCTGTAGCTGCCGTCGGCGTCGGATTGCCACAGCAGCGCCTGATCGGCAGCGGCACCGGCCTTGCGAGTCAGCACGCTGACCTGGTCGGCCACCATGAAGGCGGAATAAAAACCGACGCCGAACTGGCCGATCAGTTCAGGATTATCCTTGACCTCGCGGCTTTCCAGCATCTTCATGAACTCGCGGGTGCCCGAGTGGGCGATGGTGCCCAGAGCCTCGGCCGCTTCGTCGCGGGTCATACCGATGCCGTTGTCGCGCACCGTCAGAGTACCGGCTTCTTTATCGGCGATGAGCTCAATCTTCCAATCGTCGCCGCCCTCCAGCAGGCTGTTGTCGGTCAGGGACTGGTAGCGGGCCTTGTCGATGGCGTCGGAGGCGTTGGAAAGCAGCTCGCGCAGAAAAATATCCTTGTGCGAGTAAAGCGAATGGATCATCAGTTCGAGGATCTTGTTGACCTCGGCCTTGAACGGGTGCTTCTGTGCCGTCATGGGCGAAATTCCTCCTGGGTTGGGGGTTGAACGAACCGTCGGCAAGATAGGCAGCATGCCCGGCGATGTCAACCGCAGGCGGTTGGAAAAGGGCCAGGCACGGGTTTACCCCTGCTGCGACCGTGCCAGCAGTTCGGTGATGGCTTCGACCGGCAGCGGCTTGTGGAAGTAGTAGCCCTGTACCTGGTCGCAGCCAATCTGGCGCAGAAAGCGCAGCTGTATTTCGGTTTCGACCCCTTCGGCCACCGCCTGCAATCCCAGGCTGTGGGCGATGGAGACGATACTGGTGGCGACGGCTTCAGCACTGCGATCCTCGCCCAGATCGTCGACAAAGGAGCGGTCGATTTTGAGCACATCCAGCGGGAAACGGCGCAGATAGTTGAGGGAGGAGTAGCCGGTGCCAAAATCGTCCAGGGCAATGCGCACACCGTATTGCTTGAGTTGTTCCATGATCTGCACCGCCGCCAGGGGCTTCTTCATGATCAGGCCCTCGGTCAGTTCCACCTCCAGCAGACCAGCGGCAACGCCGCAGTCCTGCAGTTGGTCGTGAATCTGACAGGCCAGATCGGCCCGCTCAAACTGGCGAGCCGACAGGTTGATGGCCACCGTTACCGGCTGTAGACCGTTTCGCTGCCAGTCGGCGATCTGACGGCAGACCGTGTCGAGTACCCAGCTGCCGATCTCGCCGATCAGGCCGGTCTGCTCGGCTACTGGAATGAACAGGGCCGGTGAAATCAGCCCTTTTTCAGGATGACGCCAGCGCAGCAGGGCCTCCATGCCGATGAGCTGGCCAGTGGCGCAGGCCACCTTGGGCTGGTAATGCAGCAGCAACTGGTCGCGCGTCAGGGCGTAGCGCAGATCCGATTCGATTTCGAGGGTTTCCGCCATCCGCTGATCCATCGCCGGATCGAAACTGCACAGGCAGTTGCCGCTTTCCTTGGCCCGGTACATGGCCAGATCGGCGTGGCGGATCAGCTCGGCGCAGCTGTCGCCATGAGCCGGATACTGGCTCAGACCGATGCTGGCCGTCACCAGAATCTCCCGCTGCTGGATGCGGATGGGGTTGGCGATAGCCCGGCGAATACTTTCGGCCAGATCGACAATGGTGGCATCGCTGTTGACCTCGGGGAACAGCACGACGAACTCGTCGCCGCCCAGCCGCGCTACCGTATCCGATTCCCGCACGGCGCCGCGCAGGCGTTCAGCCACCTGCAGCAGCAGCTGGTCACCGATATCGTGACCGAGGCTGTCGTTGACGATTTTGAAGCGATCGAGGTCCAGTAACAGCAGAAACACCTGCTGGCGCTGGCGTTTGGCCTTGAGGATGGCCTGATCGGTGCGATCGTGCAGCAGCAGGCGGTTGGCCAGGCCGGTGAGGCTGTCGTGGGTGGCCAGATACTCAAACTGCAGGGCGCTGTTTTTTTCGTCGCTGATGTCTTCGCCCAGCATTAGAAAATGACTGAGCTGGCCCTGCTGGTCGTAAACCGGAGAAAAGCTGCTGCGTTCCCAGTAGGTCGAACCGTTTTTGCGCTGCGCCAGTCGCTCTTCGGTCCAGTCGGCGGGAACAATTCCGGTCGCCGCACCATTCTGGCGAAAGTCCGCGATGTGGCGCCTGAGAAACTGATGGACCGGGTTGTCGGACCGTTGCAGGTCGGCCAGCCGGTAGCCCTTTTGCACGCTGAAGTAGCGGTTGATGTATTGCGGCACACCTTGGAGGTCGGTGATGAGAATGGCGATGGGGCTCTGTTCGATGGCCTGCAGCAGCAGGAAGGATTGTCGGGCATGGGCATGCAGGTCCGTGACATCCTTGAACATGCCGAGAAACAGCTGCCGGCCATCGAGTTCCAGCCGGCGCGTCTGAATCTCCACCTCGCGGATCTGACCGCTTTTGGTGAGCAACTGGGCATTGAGGATATTGCCCTGTGGTGCCTGACGGCGGGCGACGAAGTCTTCCGTCAGGCCTTCCGGAGTGGTCGCCTCGGGGTGCAGGATGCTCTGTTTCTGACCGATCAGCTCGGCCGGACTGCGTTCCACCAGCCGTGCCAGACAGGGGTTGCAGTCGAGGATTTCGCCGCTGGCGGTATCGGCCAGGCCGAAGCCGATCTCCATTTCGTTGAACAGCAGGCGGTATTTGCGCTCCGACTGCTCAACGGCGCTGCGGGCCTGTTCCACTTCACGGATGCGGGCATCGACCACGCGCTTGAAATAAAGGAAGAACAGCAGACCCAGCAGCCACAGAATGGCCAGATGAATGGTGCCGAGGCGGGTGAGCTGGGCCTGAATGGCCTGATAGGGGCGCAGCGGAATGGAGACGCTGATGCCGCCACGTTGCTCGCCGGCCTGATAGCCCTGGCAGGCATGGCATTTCAGGCAGGGTACCTCGGTAATCATCGGCCGCATCAGGCGCAGATAGGGTGCACCGTCGATCTCGGCGACACTCAGGGTTTCCGGCACGCCCTGGGCGAAGGCTTCCAGACTGGCGCGTTCCCAGGCATCGGGGGCATTTTCCGGCCGCAGGGGCTTGCGGCTGGTGATATGGCCGCGGTTGCCGTACTGTTCGGTGGCCAGTTCGTGGACCTGGCGGGTCATGTAGGCCGGGTTGACCAGGGTCAGGGGTTTGCCGGTGCTGGTGGTGATGTCGCGCTCGGGCAGATGCGCCAGATAGGGATTGGCCGGGGTGTAAGCACTCGTGCTGACATAGACGCCACCCTGGCGCGCGACCCAGCGGCGGTAGACCAGGTCCTTGTTGTAGCTACCGATGGCTTCAGCTCGGGCCATGTCCAGGACCGCTTGCCGGTGGTGCTGCTGTTGCTGGTAGCCGAGCAGCAGAATCAGGCCGGTCCAGAGAATCAGGCCCAGGGGCCAGAGGATCCTGAGAGCTTTGGCGGATTCCATGGGGCGGTCCCTCCGAAATCGATCAAGCCGGCGGTGTGGCGCCACGAGCCGGCGACTGTACCCGATTAAAATAATATTTATTATTGTTTTAATTATGGAGCGGTTCAGCAGTATAGCATGGAATATGATCATCGCAGAACAAACGGAGGCCGGAGAAAATTAGAATGCTTGCTTTTTCCGTTGGCTCCAATAATTCTGGCAATCTTGGTCAGGGCATGAGGGTTCCATGGCGCCTCAGCAGCTCCTGTTGTTTCTTTCACTTCTCTACGGACGTTTTTGGAAAAGGAAGACATGACGATGAAATTTGTGAAGCCTGTAGTCGCTGTTGTCCTGCTGGTTGGTTGTGCCGCAGTGGGGCTGCTGTACTATCAGACGAGCCGGCATGTGCCGCAGCTGAAGGAATGGGTGGCGGCTGTCAATGAAGAGGGAACCCTGGCGGTGCAGCTGCGCCGGGTGGAATCGGGCCTGTTTTCAACGCTTGCGGAAACTGCCATCACGGTGGGAGAGGGTGAATTACTGCTCAATCACCGGTTGAGCTCCGGTTTGACCGGCACGACAATTCATTCGTCCTTTGCTCTGGATGATCCGGCGACGGCGGCCCTGTTGCGCGAATTGGATATTCAGGGCCTGTCGGCGGCGACCCTGACCACTCAGGTTGGTGTTGGCGGCTTTGATTCGGTTGCGGCCGTGCCCGCCCTGGCGGTTGCGCTGGATGAAACGACAGAATTGAACGTGGCGCCCGCCACTGTGCACTTCCGGCAGCAGGGTTCGGCCAGTCAGGCGCGGCTTCAGTTGCCCGAGATTTGCCTGACCGAGGGGTCAACAACCCTGCGCTGTACCAATCTGGTTGCCGATTCGCGCCAGCCCGACAAGGAGAATCCTCTGGTGGGTGAGGGGACGCTGCAGCTGGAGCGGATTGCTCTGACGGATGCGGCACAGCCACTGCAGCTGGAGGCACGTGGGCTGCAGTTGAACGCCGAGACCCGCCTTGAGCCGAGCTTTGTCAGCTCGGCGCGATACCAGATGGCTCTGGTGCAGGTCGGGACGCTTCCGCTCACGGATATTGACCTGCAAACGACGCTGCGGGATCTGGATGGCGCCGCGCTGAACCGGCTGCTGACCTGGCAGCAGCAGTGTGCGACGGCCGATGAGGATCGCCTGCCGGCGCTGGTCGATCAGGCCGTGCCGCTGTTGGTGGATATTCTCGATGACAGACCATCGCTGGAAATCAATAACCTGGCCGTGACCGTTGATGCTGCGGTGCTGCAAGGTTCCGGCAAGGCGACGCTGGAGGATATCGAAACCCTGCTGGCCTCGGGTTTCAGCGATTTTTCGCGGCTGGGTTGCGCCGAAGGGCAGCTGCGGTTTTCTTCGCAGCTGGTGGAGAAAATGGCGACGCTGTTTGTGGTGCTGCAGGGTCTTGAGACGGCAGAACAGGCGCCGTCGGCGGAGGCGGTGGCCCAAGTCAGAGACCAGCTGCAGGGTTTTATTGATCAGAGCCCGTTTTTTACCAAAACGGCCGAGGGCTATCAGACGGCGGTTCGCTATCGGGATGCGCAGCTGGAGGTGAACGGCAAGCGGCTCTTGTGAACCTGCCGTGGTGGGGTGACAGGGGTCTCCTGGTGCCTGCAGAGGCAGGATAACCGCTGGCCTGCGGGGCAGGACTTGCCGCCCCTTGATTTTTGGGCCGGACTGTGCGACAAGAGCTCCGTTTCCGGTGGGGAGACGTTCCGGGCCTGCTGCCCGTGTTTTTCTGCAAAAAGGCATCGGTTTCTCCGGTGCCTTTTTGCATGGAGCCTTCTTGCTCAGGGAGTTTCAGGGGACGATGATGTCTGTTTTTGTGGTGACGCTGGCCTATCTCATTGGAAGCATCCCCTGTGGGGTGTTGCTGACCCGTTTGGCTGGCGCCGGCGATGTGCGGCGCCAGGGCAGCGGCAATATCGGTGCCACCAATGTTTACCGGGTGGCCGGCAAACGGCTGGGAGTGCTGACGCTGGTTGCCGATATGCTCAAGGGCCTGCTGCCGTTGCTGCTGCTGCAGGCGCTGGGGCGGCAGGACGAGGTCTTGCTGGCTCTGGTGGCCCTGGCTCTGTTTATCGGCCATTGCTATCCGCTTTATCTGGGCTTCAAGGGCGGCAAGGGTGTGGCCACGGCGCTGGGTATTTTTCTGGTGCTGTCACCCGTCAGCGTGGTGCTGGCGCTGCTGCTCTTCGCCGCCGTGCTGTGGCGTTTCCGCTATGTGTCGCTGGCTTCCATCAGCGCCGCGGCGCTGATGCCGTTGCTGGTGCTGGCCTTCGAGCGCTCGACGCTGCTGTTCGGCGTGACGCTGCTGATCGCCGCCGGCGTGATCTACCGGCATCGCTCCAATATTGAACGGCTGCGGCGTGGCACGGAAAACCGTTTCACCTTTTGATAATGCGGTTGTGCCCGGCCGTCGCGGGCCGCGCCGTCTGCTGCTGGCGATCCTGACCCTGTCGTTGGCGGTCACGCTGCTGGCGACCCTGGCTTTGTGGGAGGTCCACCGGCCGGTAGTGCTGACCGCGCCCTGTGACCTGACCATTACAGCCGGCCAGTCGTTGCCGGCCATTGCCCGGCAGTTGCAGCGCGCCGGCGTCATCCGGTCAGCGCCGTTGTTTGTGGCGCTGGCCCGCTGGCAGGGCGTGGCTGGCCATTTGCAGGCCGGCAGTTACCGCTTCGAGGGTGG includes these proteins:
- a CDS encoding DUF945 family protein; the encoded protein is MKFVKPVVAVVLLVGCAAVGLLYYQTSRHVPQLKEWVAAVNEEGTLAVQLRRVESGLFSTLAETAITVGEGELLLNHRLSSGLTGTTIHSSFALDDPATAALLRELDIQGLSAATLTTQVGVGGFDSVAAVPALAVALDETTELNVAPATVHFRQQGSASQARLQLPEICLTEGSTTLRCTNLVADSRQPDKENPLVGEGTLQLERIALTDAAQPLQLEARGLQLNAETRLEPSFVSSARYQMALVQVGTLPLTDIDLQTTLRDLDGAALNRLLTWQQQCATADEDRLPALVDQAVPLLVDILDDRPSLEINNLAVTVDAAVLQGSGKATLEDIETLLASGFSDFSRLGCAEGQLRFSSQLVEKMATLFVVLQGLETAEQAPSAEAVAQVRDQLQGFIDQSPFFTKTAEGYQTAVRYRDAQLEVNGKRLL
- the htpG gene encoding molecular chaperone HtpG codes for the protein MTAQKHPFKAEVNKILELMIHSLYSHKDIFLRELLSNASDAIDKARYQSLTDNSLLEGGDDWKIELIADKEAGTLTVRDNGIGMTRDEAAEALGTIAHSGTREFMKMLESREVKDNPELIGQFGVGFYSAFMVADQVSVLTRKAGAAADQALLWQSDADGSYSMDVADKPARGTDVILRLKDDAKQYLEEWELRKIVKQYSDFIEYPIVMNVSRSKPDPDDAEKTISETVEETLNSRKAIWLKDKTEISSEEYNEFYKHISHDFSDPARIIHYRAEGTTEFSALLYLPSKRPYDIFYQDYKIGPTLYVRRVQIMDHCEAMLPTWLRFVRGVVESSDLPLNVSREMLQDNQVVNRIKKSLTKKVLDSLADMKKDEPEAYATFYAEFGRILKEGIHHDFERRETIAELLLFESTATEVGQKTTLAEYIERMQPEQKEIYYITASDRASAEASPYLEVFRAKNIEVLIMTDDFDDIIISGLGAYKEKDFQSALKGDLDLGDGDKDEKEEKKKAFSDLLGLMQDELKDLVSEVRLSGRLKDSAVCLVAGEHDLDPKMARMFQAMGQEVPKGQRVLEVNPDHELIGRMKELFSQTPDSPRLKEYTGLLYDQALLLEGEAPRNPAAFARSLAKLMAEHSGI
- the plsY gene encoding glycerol-3-phosphate 1-O-acyltransferase PlsY; translated protein: MMSVFVVTLAYLIGSIPCGVLLTRLAGAGDVRRQGSGNIGATNVYRVAGKRLGVLTLVADMLKGLLPLLLLQALGRQDEVLLALVALALFIGHCYPLYLGFKGGKGVATALGIFLVLSPVSVVLALLLFAAVLWRFRYVSLASISAAALMPLLVLAFERSTLLFGVTLLIAAGVIYRHRSNIERLRRGTENRFTF
- the carB gene encoding carbamoyl-phosphate synthase large subunit, yielding MPQRSDVKTVLIIGSGPIIIGQACEFDYSGTQACKALRKLGYRIVLVNSNPATIMTDPVMADATYIEPLNVASLTKIIEKERPDALLPNLGGQTALNLASELARQGVLDRYGVRVIGVNLDAIKRGEDRETFKQTMQRLGIETPRSEIATTLEEALRLVEGIGLPVVIRPAYTMGGTGGGFAYNLEEFETIVSRGLAASPVSQVLIEESILGWEELELEVVRDAKGQKITVCFIENVDAVGVHTGDSFCTAPMLTIAADLQQQLQEAAYRIVDAIEVIGGTNVQFAYDPASGRVVVIEINPRTSRSSALASKATGFPIALVSAQLAAGLTLDEIPYWRDGTLEKYSPSGEYVVVKFARWAFEKFKGVQDRLGTQMRAVGEVMSIGKNYKEALQKAIRSLEIGRYGLGFAADFHHKSLDELLALLAEPSSERQFILYEALRKGADIALLYRKTHIKPWFLQQMRELVELEEQLLHHRGSLPPDALLLQAKRDGFADRYLAQLLGLSEKAVRQRRLELGLHQAWEAVPVSGVENAAYYYSTYNAPDSVSVSDKRKILVLGGGPNRIGQGIEFDYCCVHTALALREAGYETLMINCNPETVSTDYDTSDKLYFEPLTVEDVLSIYHKEQPEAVVVQFGGQTPLNIARELEEAGVPILGTSPATIDLAEDREQFNALMEKLAIPQPPSGMARTEEQALSIAERIGYPLIVRPSYVLGGRAMEVVHDEVMLREYLSKAVQVSPERPILVDRFLHNAIEVEADAIADGEDAFVPAVMQHIELAGVHSGDSACVLPPVSLTDAQMATIEEYTRTIAVAMGVVGLLNIQYAIAEGKVYILEANPRASRTVPLVSKVCDIPMPRLAVRAMLGEKLAQQGLVRKQYRHVGVKEAVFPFAMFPEVDPLLGPEMRSTGEVLGLADNFGLAYYKAQEAAGSPLPLEGTVLLTVAEEDRADALIAARLFVELGFELRATAGTCAYLKQHGIEARSILKLHEGRPNIADAIKNGEIQLVINTPVGRRSLHDDSYIRKAAIRYRVPYITTIAAALAAARGITARRRGLGRLRSLQEYHATMTAPE
- a CDS encoding EAL domain-containing protein; amino-acid sequence: MESAKALRILWPLGLILWTGLILLLGYQQQQHHRQAVLDMARAEAIGSYNKDLVYRRWVARQGGVYVSTSAYTPANPYLAHLPERDITTSTGKPLTLVNPAYMTRQVHELATEQYGNRGHITSRKPLRPENAPDAWERASLEAFAQGVPETLSVAEIDGAPYLRLMRPMITEVPCLKCHACQGYQAGEQRGGISVSIPLRPYQAIQAQLTRLGTIHLAILWLLGLLFFLYFKRVVDARIREVEQARSAVEQSERKYRLLFNEMEIGFGLADTASGEILDCNPCLARLVERSPAELIGQKQSILHPEATTPEGLTEDFVARRQAPQGNILNAQLLTKSGQIREVEIQTRRLELDGRQLFLGMFKDVTDLHAHARQSFLLLQAIEQSPIAILITDLQGVPQYINRYFSVQKGYRLADLQRSDNPVHQFLRRHIADFRQNGAATGIVPADWTEERLAQRKNGSTYWERSSFSPVYDQQGQLSHFLMLGEDISDEKNSALQFEYLATHDSLTGLANRLLLHDRTDQAILKAKRQRQQVFLLLLDLDRFKIVNDSLGHDIGDQLLLQVAERLRGAVRESDTVARLGGDEFVVLFPEVNSDATIVDLAESIRRAIANPIRIQQREILVTASIGLSQYPAHGDSCAELIRHADLAMYRAKESGNCLCSFDPAMDQRMAETLEIESDLRYALTRDQLLLHYQPKVACATGQLIGMEALLRWRHPEKGLISPALFIPVAEQTGLIGEIGSWVLDTVCRQIADWQRNGLQPVTVAINLSARQFERADLACQIHDQLQDCGVAAGLLEVELTEGLIMKKPLAAVQIMEQLKQYGVRIALDDFGTGYSSLNYLRRFPLDVLKIDRSFVDDLGEDRSAEAVATSIVSIAHSLGLQAVAEGVETEIQLRFLRQIGCDQVQGYYFHKPLPVEAITELLARSQQG